Part of the Bacillus cabrialesii genome is shown below.
ACCGCAGGGTAAATACCCATCTCAGTTAATTTACGCTCAAGGTTTGTTGTCGCATCCAAGTGAGCGAACGTTGTTGCCGGCGCCGGGTCAGTGTAGTCATCGGCAGGCACGTAGATCGCCTGGATAGATGTAACTGATCCAACGTTAGTAGACGTGATACGCTCTTGAAGCTGACCCATTTCAGTCGCAAGCGTCGGCTGATAACCAACCGCTGAAGGCATACGGCCAAGAAGGGCGGAAACCTCTGAACCCGCTTGTGTGAAACGGAAAATGTTATCGATGAAGAACAGTACGTCCTGTCCTTGCTCATCACGGAAGTGCTCAGCCATTGTAAGGCCTGTCAAAGCAACACGCATACGTGCGCCCGGCGGCTCGTTCATTTGTCCGAATACCATGGCTGTTTTGTTGATTACGCCAGAGTCGCTCATTTCGTAGAAAAGGTCGTTCCCTTCACGAGTACGCTCCCCTACACCGGCGAATACAGAGATACCGCCGTGCTCTTGCGCGATGTTGTTGATTAATTCCTGGATTAATACGGTTTTACCTACACCGGCACCGCCGAACAATCCGATCTTACCGCCCTTGATGTATGGAGCAAGCAAGTCAACAACTTTAATACCTGTTTCAAGAATTTCAACTTCTGTTGACAGCTGATCAAATGAAGGCGCCTGTCTGTGAATCGGATCCTTTTTCGCATCCGCAGGAAGCGGCTCATTCAAATCAATATTTTCTCCGAGTACATTAAATACACGGCCAAGTGTTACATTACCAACCGGTACAGAGATTGGCGCTCCTGTATCAACAGCTTCCATTCCACGCTGAACACCGTCCGTTGATGCCATTGCGATTGTACGGACAGTATCATCGCCTAAATGAAGAGCGACCTCAAGCGTCAATTCAATACCTACTTCGTTTTCACTAGCTGGCTGTGAAATTTTAATCGCATTATAAATTTCAGGCAAGTGACCGTCTTCAAAACGCACGTCGACGACCGGTCCTAATACCTGGCTAACGCGTCCTTTTTTCATCGCTATCCCTCCTGACAAAATCTTTCTATTCTAAAGCGGCTGCTCCGCCGACAATTTCCGTAATTTCTTGTGTGATGGCTGCTTGGCGAGCGCGGTTGTAAGAAAGCGAAAGTGAATCGATAAGTTCCTTCGCGTTGTCTGTCGCGTTTTTCATCGCCGTCATTCTTGCAGCGTGCTCACTTGCTTTACTGTCAAGAAGCGCGCCGAAGATTAAGCTTTCCGCATATTGAGGAAGCAAAACCTCCAGAACCTCCTCTTCAGACGGTTCAAATTCATAAGACGCCGTTCTCTTTCCGCCGACGCTGCCCAAATCAGATAACGGCAGAAGTTTTTTCTCCGTTACTTCTTGAGAAATGGCGCTGACAAAATGGTTATAAACAAGGTGCAATTCATCAAACGCACCATCTATAAACATTTGGATCGTTTGTCGGGCAAGATCCTTAATTTCTGTAAACGTTACTTCATCTCCAAGTCCTGTTAACTCGGAAATGATCGGAATCTCACGTTTTTTAAAGAAATCACGGCCCACTCTTCCGATGACGATCACCGCATACTCATCCTTAGATTGATGACGTTCTTGCATGGCCTGATAAGCACTTCGTAAAACCGAACTGTTAAAAGCGCCGGCAAGACCGCGGTCAGACGTAATGACAAGATATGCCGTCTTTTTCACTTCTCTGCTGAGAAGCATCGGATGCTTTACGTTGCCGGAAACTCTCCCGACGTTCGACACAACCTCTTGAATCTTATCCATATATGGCACAAATGATTTTGCGTTGTTTTCAGCACGATTCAGCTTAGCCGCAGATACCATCTGCATGGCTTTTGTAATCTGGCTCGTTTTTTTTGTTGACGTGATCCTTGACTTAATATCGCGTAATGAGGCCAAAGATTTCACCACCTTTTCTCTTCATCTGCGTAAAAAGAGAGAAAAAGAGAACCTTTTTCTCTCATCAGCATTCGAGTTAGTTGCTTGGTGCAAATGTGCGTTTGAAGCCTTCGATTGCAGCTTTGAAGTCTTCATCAGCAGGAAGGTTTCCTGTTTTCGCAATTCCGTCAAGCAGTTCTTTATGGTTTTGGTCAAGGTACATGTAGTACTCTTCTTCAAAACGTCTGATATCCGCTACAGGAATATCATCAAGATGTCCTTTTGTCAGCGCATAAAGAATGGCTACTTGCTTTTCAACCGGAAGCGGCTTGTTCAGATCCTGCTTCAGCACTTCAACTGTACGCGCACCGCGGTTCAGTTTCGCCTGAGTTGCTTGGTCAAGGTCAGATCCGAATTGAGCGAATGCTTCCAGCTCACGGTATGACGCAAGGTCAAGACGCAAAGTTCCTGATACTTTTTTCATCGCTTTGATTTGCGCTGAACCGCCGACACGGGATACAGACAATCCGGCGTTGATCGCTGGACGCACGCCCGAGAAGAACAAATCAGATTGCAGGAAGATCTGTCCGTCGGTGATGGAAATAACGTTCGTCGGAATATAAGCAGAGATATCTCCGGCTTGTGTTTCTACGAACGGCAGAGCTGTAATTGATCCTGCGCCTTTCGCGTCGCTCAGCTTTGCTGCACGCTCAAGCAGACGGGAATGAAGGTAGAATACATCCCCAGGGAACGCTTCACGGCCTGGCGGACGGCGAAGAAGCAAGGACAGCTCACGGTAAGCAGCCGCTTGTTTAGAAAGATCATCGTATACAACAAGAACGTGCTTGCCGTTGTACATAAATTCTTCTGCCATTGTAACCCCTGCATACGGAGCCAGGTACAGAAGCGGTGCCGGCTGTGACGCAGACGCCGTTACAACGATTGTATAATCAAGCGCGCCGTGCTTACGCAATGTTTCTACTACGCCGCGGACTGTTGATTCTTTTTGACCGATCGCAACGTATACGCAGATCATGTCTTGGTCTTTTTGGTTCAGGATCGCATCGATCGCAACAGATGTTTTACCTGTTTGGCGGTCACCGATGATCAGCTCACGCTGGCCGCGGCCGATTGGGATCAGTGCATCGATCGCTTTAATACCTGTTTGAAGCGGTTCATGAACAGATTTACGGTCCATAACGCCTGGTGCATTGCTTTCGATCGGACGTGTTTTGCTTGTAAGGATCGGGCCAAGTCCGTCTACCGGCTGACCTAATGGGTTCACAATACGGCCGATTAGTTCTTCACCGACAGGAACCTCCATGATGCGGCCTGTTCTTTTTACTTCGTCTCCTTCGCGGATCTCACTGAAAGGTCCTAAGATGACGATACCTACGTTTGATTCTTCAAGGTTTTGAGCCATACCCAAAACACCGTTTGAAAATTCGACAAGTTCACCGGCCATACAGTTGTCAAGGCCGTGTACACGAGCAATACCGTCACCGACTTGGATGACTGTACCTACGTCTTGAACTTCAATATCAGATTGATAATTTTGTATTTGCTGTTTTATCAGCGTGCTAATCTCTTCAGCTTTGAT
Proteins encoded:
- the atpD gene encoding F0F1 ATP synthase subunit beta, encoding MKKGRVSQVLGPVVDVRFEDGHLPEIYNAIKISQPASENEVGIELTLEVALHLGDDTVRTIAMASTDGVQRGMEAVDTGAPISVPVGNVTLGRVFNVLGENIDLNEPLPADAKKDPIHRQAPSFDQLSTEVEILETGIKVVDLLAPYIKGGKIGLFGGAGVGKTVLIQELINNIAQEHGGISVFAGVGERTREGNDLFYEMSDSGVINKTAMVFGQMNEPPGARMRVALTGLTMAEHFRDEQGQDVLFFIDNIFRFTQAGSEVSALLGRMPSAVGYQPTLATEMGQLQERITSTNVGSVTSIQAIYVPADDYTDPAPATTFAHLDATTNLERKLTEMGIYPAVDPLASTSRALAPEIVGEEHYAVAREVQSTLQRYKELQDIIAILGMDELSDEDKLVVQRARRIQFFLSQNFHVAEQFTGQKGSYVPVKETVQGFKEILAGKYDHLPEDAFRLVGRIEEVIEKAKEMGVEV
- the atpG gene encoding ATP synthase F1 subunit gamma, with the protein product MASLRDIKSRITSTKKTSQITKAMQMVSAAKLNRAENNAKSFVPYMDKIQEVVSNVGRVSGNVKHPMLLSREVKKTAYLVITSDRGLAGAFNSSVLRSAYQAMQERHQSKDEYAVIVIGRVGRDFFKKREIPIISELTGLGDEVTFTEIKDLARQTIQMFIDGAFDELHLVYNHFVSAISQEVTEKKLLPLSDLGSVGGKRTASYEFEPSEEEVLEVLLPQYAESLIFGALLDSKASEHAARMTAMKNATDNAKELIDSLSLSYNRARQAAITQEITEIVGGAAALE
- the atpA gene encoding F0F1 ATP synthase subunit alpha encodes the protein MSIKAEEISTLIKQQIQNYQSDIEVQDVGTVIQVGDGIARVHGLDNCMAGELVEFSNGVLGMAQNLEESNVGIVILGPFSEIREGDEVKRTGRIMEVPVGEELIGRIVNPLGQPVDGLGPILTSKTRPIESNAPGVMDRKSVHEPLQTGIKAIDALIPIGRGQRELIIGDRQTGKTSVAIDAILNQKDQDMICVYVAIGQKESTVRGVVETLRKHGALDYTIVVTASASQPAPLLYLAPYAGVTMAEEFMYNGKHVLVVYDDLSKQAAAYRELSLLLRRPPGREAFPGDVFYLHSRLLERAAKLSDAKGAGSITALPFVETQAGDISAYIPTNVISITDGQIFLQSDLFFSGVRPAINAGLSVSRVGGSAQIKAMKKVSGTLRLDLASYRELEAFAQFGSDLDQATQAKLNRGARTVEVLKQDLNKPLPVEKQVAILYALTKGHLDDIPVADIRRFEEEYYMYLDQNHKELLDGIAKTGNLPADEDFKAAIEGFKRTFAPSN